In one Stenotrophomonas maltophilia genomic region, the following are encoded:
- the phaR gene encoding polyhydroxyalkanoate synthesis repressor PhaR, with translation MAATRIIKKYPNRRLYDTEISSYITIEDVRQLILDGEDFEVRDAKSGDDLTRSVLLQIIADQEQDGEPMLSTQLLSQLIRFYGDSLQGFMGNYLERSMQVFLDQQQQFRQQMGNLLGQTPWAMMNQLTERNLELWQEFQRSMGTGFGGPRPGGTGPGTGTGSKPNEPGTGTGGKTRR, from the coding sequence ATGGCTGCGACCCGCATCATCAAGAAGTATCCGAACCGCCGTCTCTACGACACCGAGATTTCCAGCTACATCACCATCGAGGACGTCCGCCAGCTGATACTGGACGGTGAAGACTTCGAGGTCCGCGACGCCAAGAGCGGTGACGACCTTACCCGTTCGGTCCTGCTGCAGATCATCGCCGACCAGGAGCAGGACGGCGAGCCGATGCTCTCCACCCAGTTGCTGAGCCAGCTGATCCGCTTCTACGGCGACTCCCTGCAGGGATTCATGGGCAACTACCTGGAACGCAGCATGCAGGTGTTCCTGGACCAGCAGCAGCAGTTCCGCCAGCAGATGGGCAACCTGCTGGGCCAGACGCCGTGGGCGATGATGAACCAGCTGACCGAACGCAACCTGGAGCTGTGGCAGGAATTTCAGCGCAGCATGGGCACCGGCTTCGGCGGCCCCCGCCCCGGCGGAACCGGCCCGGGAACCGGAACCGGCAGCAAGCCGAACGAACCGGGCACCGGCACCGGCGGCAAGACCCGCCGCTGA
- the tsaE gene encoding tRNA (adenosine(37)-N6)-threonylcarbamoyltransferase complex ATPase subunit type 1 TsaE: MNEFFLADSDATERLGQWLAATRPPQALIELRGDLGAGKSTTARALLRALGVQGAIRSPTYTLVERYPLASGGEAWHLDLYRIGQAGELDFLGLDEGSAVLWLVEWPERGAGALPPTDLVVALEIEGQGRRARLSGLSDAGREWLQRLAEGGDLRPVSVA, from the coding sequence ATGAACGAATTCTTCCTTGCCGACAGCGATGCCACCGAACGTCTCGGGCAGTGGCTGGCGGCCACGCGACCGCCGCAGGCGTTGATCGAGCTGCGCGGCGACCTCGGCGCCGGCAAATCCACCACCGCGCGTGCGCTGCTGCGTGCGCTGGGCGTGCAGGGTGCGATCCGCAGCCCGACCTACACCCTGGTCGAGCGCTATCCGCTGGCCAGTGGCGGCGAGGCGTGGCATCTGGACCTGTACCGCATCGGCCAGGCCGGGGAACTGGATTTCCTGGGCCTGGACGAGGGCAGTGCGGTGCTGTGGCTGGTCGAGTGGCCGGAACGGGGGGCGGGCGCATTGCCGCCGACGGACCTGGTCGTGGCGCTGGAGATCGAGGGCCAGGGGCGCCGGGCGCGTCTCAGTGGGCTCAGCGACGCTGGCCGGGAATGGCTGCAGCGGCTGGCCGAAGGTGGAGACTTGCGGCCTGTTTCTGTCGCCTGA
- a CDS encoding inositol monophosphatase family protein → MQKPAVTVMVKAARLAGNVLLRNINKLEALNVVQKGRMDYASEVDADAEKVIVKELKRAYPEYGVFGEEGGVQGEHRHMWVIDPLDGTSNYLRGVPHYCVSIALVENGEPTDAVIFDPLRNELFTASRGAGAVLNDRRIRVADRKDLGGTMIQTGFAPRERARAGAQLKAVDALLVQAEDIRRTGSAALDLAYVACGRADAYFEAGVKAWDIAAGVLLVREAGGKVCDFKGAPLARMDNRGPETQQVVAGNLKVAESLQKVLVNTGYAAEFDAKF, encoded by the coding sequence ATGCAGAAACCCGCCGTCACCGTCATGGTCAAGGCCGCCCGCCTCGCCGGCAACGTCCTGTTGCGCAACATCAACAAGCTCGAGGCACTGAACGTGGTGCAGAAGGGGCGGATGGACTACGCCAGCGAAGTCGATGCGGACGCGGAAAAGGTCATCGTCAAGGAGCTCAAGCGCGCGTATCCCGAGTACGGCGTGTTTGGCGAGGAAGGCGGCGTGCAGGGCGAACATCGCCACATGTGGGTCATCGATCCGCTGGACGGCACCAGCAACTACCTGCGCGGCGTGCCCCACTACTGTGTATCGATCGCCCTGGTCGAGAACGGCGAGCCGACCGACGCGGTCATCTTCGATCCGCTGCGCAACGAGCTGTTCACCGCCAGCCGTGGCGCGGGCGCCGTGCTGAACGACCGTCGCATCCGCGTGGCGGATCGCAAGGACCTGGGCGGCACCATGATCCAGACCGGCTTCGCTCCGCGCGAGCGCGCCCGTGCCGGCGCCCAGTTGAAGGCGGTCGATGCCCTGCTGGTGCAGGCCGAGGACATCCGCCGTACCGGTTCCGCTGCGCTGGACCTGGCCTATGTCGCCTGCGGTCGCGCCGACGCCTACTTCGAGGCCGGGGTGAAGGCCTGGGACATCGCGGCCGGCGTGCTGCTGGTGCGTGAGGCCGGTGGCAAGGTGTGCGATTTCAAGGGAGCACCGCTTGCACGCATGGACAACCGCGGTCCGGAAACCCAGCAGGTGGTGGCGGGCAACCTGAAGGTGGCCGAGTCGCTGCAGAAGGTGCTGGTCAACACGGGCTATGCGGCCGAGTTCGACGCGAAGTTCTGA
- a CDS encoding DUF1684 domain-containing protein, producing the protein MAYRGMGGLLAVLLLAACSPAPPPAPAVVEDPAYAAAQQQWRVARYQDLTRPDGWTALVGLHWLQNSSHFVGSGATNGIRLAVGPDKLGLLRREGRQWWFTPEAGAELTHNGQPVKGRIRMDTDKDPQPTLLAFDGGKGQLSLIRRGPRDALRVKHADAPARRDFAGLQYWPGGPDWQVQARFVAHAPGKTLPIVDITGLTTDMPNAGAVEFERDGRTWRLEAIGAPGEPLFLIFADRTSGRGSYPAGRYLDTGAPGADGRVLIDFNHAYNPPCAFTPYATCPLAPPENRLDLRVDAGEKAYHLPEGEG; encoded by the coding sequence ATGGCGTATCGGGGAATGGGCGGCCTGCTGGCTGTCTTGTTGCTGGCAGCCTGCAGCCCGGCGCCGCCGCCGGCGCCTGCGGTGGTGGAAGATCCGGCATACGCCGCCGCGCAGCAGCAATGGCGCGTGGCGCGTTATCAGGACCTGACACGGCCTGATGGCTGGACGGCGCTGGTCGGTCTGCACTGGCTGCAGAACAGCTCGCACTTCGTTGGCAGCGGTGCCACCAATGGCATCCGCCTGGCAGTGGGGCCGGACAAGCTCGGCCTGCTGCGGCGCGAGGGCCGGCAATGGTGGTTCACGCCGGAAGCCGGGGCGGAGCTCACTCACAATGGCCAGCCGGTGAAGGGGCGCATCCGCATGGATACCGACAAGGATCCGCAGCCTACCCTGCTTGCCTTCGACGGTGGCAAGGGCCAGCTCAGCCTGATCCGGCGTGGTCCGCGCGATGCGCTGAGGGTCAAGCATGCCGACGCGCCTGCACGCCGGGATTTCGCCGGCCTGCAGTACTGGCCGGGAGGTCCCGACTGGCAGGTGCAGGCGCGCTTCGTTGCGCACGCACCGGGCAAGACCTTGCCGATCGTCGACATCACCGGACTGACCACCGACATGCCCAATGCCGGTGCCGTCGAGTTCGAGCGTGATGGCCGGACCTGGCGGCTGGAGGCGATCGGTGCCCCCGGCGAGCCCCTGTTCCTGATTTTCGCGGACCGCACCAGCGGCCGCGGCAGCTATCCCGCTGGCCGCTATCTGGATACCGGCGCCCCCGGCGCCGATGGCCGCGTGCTTATCGATTTCAACCACGCCTACAACCCGCCCTGCGCGTTCACGCCCTACGCGACCTGTCCGTTGGCACCGCCGGAGAACCGGCTGGACCTTCGCGTGGACGCGGGCGAAAAGGCCTACCACCTGCCTGAAGGAGAAGGCTGA
- the gluQRS gene encoding tRNA glutamyl-Q(34) synthetase GluQRS: MTSPLSCGRFAPSPTGLLHPGSLLAAFGSWLLARHHHGLWRLRIEDIDPPRTVPGAAHAQLQALAAFGLAHDGPVLWQSERGDAYQQALDRLLASGLAFICHCSRSELAARGGIHHRCVARQPRPDPAVRFRVPAGSVVQFDDGLRGRQVQDVHAEVGDFVLRRADGCWAYQLAVVVDDAAQGVTDVVRGADLLDSTARQILLQQALGLAVPQYWHLPLLLDAPGHKLSKSLAALPVDSAHPVPVLRQLWGLLGQSPAALEGHDDLHNLLAAARQAFDPARLPRTDILLPTGALSAPMLQNPPSPTSNPDCIP, translated from the coding sequence ATGACCTCCCCCCTTTCCTGCGGCCGCTTCGCGCCCTCGCCTACCGGCCTGCTGCACCCCGGCTCCCTGCTGGCTGCATTCGGCAGCTGGCTGCTCGCGCGCCATCACCATGGCCTGTGGCGGCTGCGCATCGAGGACATCGATCCCCCACGCACCGTGCCCGGGGCTGCGCACGCGCAGTTGCAGGCACTGGCGGCATTCGGCCTGGCCCACGATGGTCCGGTGCTGTGGCAGAGCGAACGTGGCGATGCTTACCAGCAGGCTCTGGACAGGCTGCTGGCCAGCGGGCTGGCCTTCATCTGCCACTGCAGCCGCAGCGAACTGGCAGCCCGGGGGGGCATCCACCATCGCTGCGTCGCGCGGCAGCCCCGACCGGACCCTGCCGTCCGCTTCCGCGTACCGGCCGGCAGCGTGGTGCAGTTCGACGATGGCCTGCGCGGCCGTCAGGTGCAGGACGTCCACGCCGAGGTGGGTGATTTCGTGCTGCGCCGCGCCGACGGGTGCTGGGCCTACCAGCTGGCGGTGGTGGTCGACGATGCCGCGCAGGGCGTCACCGACGTGGTGCGCGGCGCCGACCTGCTCGACTCCACCGCGCGGCAGATCCTGCTGCAGCAGGCACTCGGACTGGCAGTGCCGCAGTACTGGCACCTGCCCCTGCTGCTGGACGCGCCCGGGCACAAGCTGTCCAAGTCGCTGGCCGCGCTGCCGGTCGACAGCGCCCACCCGGTGCCGGTGCTGCGTCAGTTGTGGGGCCTGCTCGGCCAGTCGCCCGCCGCACTCGAGGGTCACGACGATCTGCACAACCTGCTCGCGGCGGCCCGGCAGGCATTCGATCCGGCCCGCCTGCCACGCACGGACATCCTGTTGCCGACGGGCGCACTTTCCGCGCCGATGTTGCAGAATCCCCCTTCCCCCACCTCAAACCCGGACTGCATTCCATGA
- the phbB gene encoding acetoacetyl-CoA reductase: MTSRVALVTGGTGGIGTAICQRLADQGHRVATNYRDETKARAWQQAMTERGYSVSIFAGDVSDPDSAEAMVRAVENELGPVEILVNNAGITRDTTFHRMRADQWHDVINTNLNSVFNVTRPVIEGMRRRGWGRVIQISSINGLKGQYGQANYAAAKAGMHGFTISLARENAGFGITVNTISPGYVATDMVMAVPEEVRAKIIADIPTGRLGKPEEIAYGVSFLVAEEASWITGSNLDINGGHHMGW, translated from the coding sequence ATGACATCTCGCGTCGCACTGGTCACCGGCGGAACCGGCGGCATCGGTACCGCCATCTGCCAACGCCTGGCCGACCAGGGCCACCGGGTCGCCACCAACTATCGCGATGAAACCAAGGCCCGCGCCTGGCAGCAGGCGATGACCGAACGCGGCTACAGCGTGTCCATCTTCGCCGGCGACGTGTCCGATCCGGACAGTGCCGAAGCGATGGTGCGCGCCGTCGAAAACGAACTGGGCCCGGTCGAGATCCTGGTCAACAACGCCGGCATCACCCGCGATACGACCTTTCACCGGATGCGTGCGGACCAGTGGCATGACGTGATCAACACCAACCTCAATTCGGTGTTCAACGTCACCCGCCCGGTCATCGAAGGCATGCGTCGCCGCGGCTGGGGCCGGGTCATCCAGATCAGCTCGATCAACGGTCTGAAGGGCCAGTATGGCCAGGCCAACTACGCCGCCGCCAAGGCCGGCATGCACGGCTTCACCATCTCACTGGCGCGCGAGAACGCGGGCTTCGGCATCACCGTCAACACCATTTCGCCGGGCTATGTCGCCACGGACATGGTCATGGCCGTGCCGGAGGAAGTGCGGGCCAAGATCATCGCCGACATTCCGACCGGGCGCCTGGGCAAGCCGGAGGAGATCGCCTACGGCGTGTCCTTCCTGGTGGCCGAGGAGGCCTCGTGGATCACCGGCAGCAACCTGGACATCAACGGCGGCCACCACATGGGCTGGTGA
- a CDS encoding N-acetylmuramoyl-L-alanine amidase, with amino-acid sequence MRLGNRLIAICAAVGLGLASLSAWAGEVRQVQLNTGSTGTRAEISLVGSGGYKTLSLANPNRLVVDFPDSTAVRNLKMPAAQGVVTAVRTGQPVPGTFRVVFDLAESVAPFRPQMQREGEASKLVIEWPGDSPGVAAAAPAPAPAPAPVATTTQTTAPSMQTRSDAARATALLTAQVQQQASATAAAPAAPTPAPSTAPVQVAAAGTSASSTPPASSPAAILAGQRTAAVVSNPPAPAPVPASPPPEPPRPAMPSDASRIRMQPGMRHLVVAIDPGHGGQDPGAIGPTGKREKDVTLAVARELARQVNATPGLKAYLTRDSDVFIPLPMRAQKARANKADIFISIHADAAENRSATGSSVYVLSTKGASSQRARWLADKENAADLVGGVRLQQTEGTLANVLLDLAQSGYMKASEDAAGHVLGGLKRIGNNHKPNIERANFAVLRTSDMPAMLVETAFISNPDEERRLIDPGYQRKIAGAVLDGVHTFFSRQPPPGTLYAARAQAEIDAAATMAGGSK; translated from the coding sequence ATGCGCCTGGGGAACCGTCTCATCGCCATCTGTGCCGCCGTCGGACTGGGTCTGGCGAGCCTCAGTGCGTGGGCGGGTGAAGTCCGTCAGGTACAGCTGAATACAGGCTCCACCGGCACCCGCGCGGAAATCTCGCTGGTCGGCAGTGGCGGCTACAAGACGCTGTCACTGGCCAACCCGAACCGGCTGGTGGTCGATTTCCCGGATTCCACTGCCGTGCGCAACCTGAAGATGCCGGCTGCGCAGGGCGTGGTGACGGCAGTGCGCACCGGACAACCGGTTCCGGGCACCTTCCGTGTTGTTTTCGATCTTGCGGAATCCGTGGCGCCGTTCCGCCCGCAGATGCAGCGCGAAGGAGAGGCGTCAAAGCTGGTGATCGAATGGCCGGGTGACAGCCCGGGCGTGGCCGCTGCGGCGCCGGCGCCGGCGCCGGCTCCGGCTCCGGTTGCCACGACCACGCAGACGACGGCACCCAGCATGCAGACGCGCAGCGACGCCGCCCGCGCTACCGCGTTGTTGACCGCGCAGGTGCAGCAGCAGGCCAGTGCCACGGCTGCCGCCCCGGCCGCGCCCACGCCGGCGCCGTCCACCGCGCCCGTGCAGGTGGCCGCTGCGGGCACCAGCGCCAGCAGCACCCCGCCGGCATCGTCGCCCGCGGCGATCCTGGCCGGCCAGCGCACCGCTGCGGTGGTGAGCAATCCGCCAGCCCCGGCACCGGTACCGGCATCGCCGCCGCCCGAACCGCCGCGTCCGGCGATGCCCAGCGACGCTTCGCGCATCCGTATGCAGCCTGGCATGCGGCACCTGGTGGTGGCGATTGATCCCGGCCACGGCGGACAGGATCCGGGCGCGATCGGACCCACCGGCAAGCGCGAGAAAGACGTTACCCTGGCGGTGGCGCGTGAGCTGGCCCGTCAGGTCAATGCCACGCCGGGCCTGAAAGCCTATCTGACCCGCGACAGCGACGTGTTCATCCCGCTGCCGATGCGCGCACAGAAGGCCCGCGCGAACAAGGCTGACATCTTCATCTCGATTCATGCGGACGCCGCCGAGAACCGCTCGGCGACCGGTTCATCGGTGTACGTGCTGTCCACCAAGGGTGCCTCGTCGCAGCGTGCGCGCTGGCTGGCGGACAAGGAAAACGCCGCCGATCTGGTCGGTGGTGTGCGCCTGCAGCAGACTGAAGGCACGCTGGCCAACGTTCTGCTCGATCTGGCGCAGAGCGGTTACATGAAAGCGTCCGAAGATGCGGCCGGCCACGTACTGGGTGGACTGAAGCGGATCGGCAACAACCACAAGCCAAACATCGAGCGGGCCAACTTCGCGGTGCTGCGCACCTCGGACATGCCGGCGATGCTGGTGGAAACCGCCTTCATCTCCAATCCGGACGAGGAGCGCCGCCTGATCGACCCGGGCTACCAGCGCAAGATCGCCGGTGCGGTGCTCGATGGCGTGCACACGTTCTTCAGCCGGCAGCCGCCGCCGGGGACGCTCTACGCGGCCCGCGCACAGGCCGAGATCGACGCGGCTGCCACCATGGCCGGCGGCAGCAAGTAG
- a CDS encoding TraB/GumN family protein encodes MLIRHLLHAALLLLACAVAPLAQARNAPAAEGASVKPPVPLLWKVTGPGDSRLYLLGSFHLLKPQDYPLSADVEQAFGASQRVLFELSPEDMQSPQLASRMVQAAVRTDGSELKRDLDAATWQKLQAFATANKLPLAQMQGMKPWFVGLSISVGQMQKMGLDPALGLDRHFMERAQATGRSTGGLEDIDTQIGMLDGMSVQEQRQMLSEALDQADKGDEQARMLHDAWRRGDERLLWTKMAAEMRQQYPQLYQRINTGRNDAWVPKLVPYLQAGQGGTLVVVGTLHLLGSDGVVEKLRAKGYKVERVCTACKAKR; translated from the coding sequence ATGCTGATCAGACACCTGTTACACGCCGCCCTGTTGCTGCTGGCCTGCGCGGTGGCGCCACTGGCGCAGGCCCGCAATGCGCCGGCCGCTGAAGGTGCGTCGGTCAAGCCGCCGGTACCGCTGCTGTGGAAGGTCACCGGCCCCGGCGATTCACGGCTGTATCTGCTGGGCTCGTTCCATCTGTTGAAGCCGCAGGACTATCCGCTGTCGGCCGACGTGGAGCAGGCCTTCGGGGCCTCGCAGCGCGTGTTGTTCGAACTCTCACCGGAAGACATGCAGTCGCCGCAGCTGGCCAGCCGCATGGTGCAGGCCGCCGTGCGCACCGACGGCAGCGAACTGAAGCGTGATCTCGATGCAGCGACCTGGCAGAAGCTGCAGGCCTTCGCCACCGCGAACAAGCTGCCGCTGGCGCAGATGCAGGGCATGAAACCCTGGTTTGTCGGTCTGAGCATTTCAGTGGGGCAGATGCAGAAGATGGGCCTGGACCCGGCCCTCGGTCTGGACCGTCACTTCATGGAGCGCGCACAGGCGACCGGGCGCAGCACCGGTGGTCTGGAGGACATCGATACGCAGATCGGCATGCTTGATGGGATGTCGGTGCAGGAGCAGCGGCAGATGCTGTCCGAAGCCCTCGATCAGGCCGACAAGGGTGATGAACAGGCGCGCATGCTGCACGACGCATGGCGCCGCGGTGACGAGCGCCTGCTGTGGACGAAAATGGCTGCCGAGATGCGCCAGCAGTATCCGCAGCTGTATCAGCGCATCAATACCGGCCGCAATGATGCCTGGGTGCCGAAGCTGGTGCCCTATCTGCAGGCGGGGCAGGGTGGCACGCTGGTGGTGGTTGGCACGCTGCATCTGCTCGGCAGCGATGGCGTGGTCGAGAAGCTCAGGGCGAAGGGCTACAAGGTCGAGCGCGTCTGCACGGCGTGCAAGGCGAAGCGCTGA
- the mutL gene encoding DNA mismatch repair endonuclease MutL — protein sequence MSAPGPRPIRPLPDILINQIAAGEVVERPASVVKELVENAIDAGASRVDIDLEEGGVRLIRIRDNGSGIAAEQLPLAVSRHATSKIANLDDLESVATLGFRGEALPSIASVSRFTLASRRADDEHGSALQIDGGKIGEVTPRAHAPGTTVEVRELFYNVPARRKFLRAERTELGHIEEWLRSLALARPDVELRVSHNGKASRRYKPGDLYSDARLSETLGDDFALQAVRVDHSGAGLRLHGWIAQPHYSRASTDQQYLYVNGRSVRDRSVAHAVKMAYGDVLFHGRQPAYVLFLELDPTRVDVNVHPAKHEVRFRDARLVHDFVYRTLKDALADTRAGVSAQEIGAGAGQAADAGAAAAASTVGASGFGLVRGPAPGAGGGGGYQGWRQQQPLGLQVADAPAAYAALYATPAAGEGGTAQPAMPSGNGLPDTRADAGVPPLGYAIAQLHGIYILAENAEGLIVVDMHAAHERIGYERLKNAHDGIGLQSQPLLVPITLAVGEREADTAESEAATLASLGFEVTRAGPGSLHVRSIPALLAHAEPEGLLRDVLTDLREHGQSRRVASARDELLSTMACHGAVRANRRLTVPEMNALLRDMEITERSGQCNHGRPTWARFSLAEIDRWFLRGR from the coding sequence ATGAGCGCGCCCGGCCCGCGCCCGATCCGGCCCTTGCCGGACATCCTGATCAACCAGATCGCCGCCGGCGAGGTGGTCGAGCGCCCCGCGTCAGTGGTCAAGGAACTGGTCGAGAATGCGATCGATGCCGGCGCCAGCCGTGTCGACATCGACCTGGAAGAAGGTGGCGTGCGCCTGATCCGCATCCGCGACAACGGCAGTGGCATCGCAGCGGAGCAGCTGCCATTGGCCGTCTCGCGGCATGCCACCAGCAAGATCGCCAACCTGGACGATCTGGAGTCGGTGGCCACGCTCGGGTTCCGCGGCGAAGCGCTGCCATCGATCGCGTCGGTCAGTCGTTTCACCCTGGCGTCGCGCCGCGCAGATGACGAGCACGGTTCCGCGCTGCAGATCGATGGCGGCAAGATCGGCGAGGTCACGCCGCGCGCGCACGCACCGGGTACCACGGTGGAAGTGCGCGAGCTGTTCTACAACGTGCCCGCGCGACGCAAGTTCCTGCGCGCCGAGCGCACCGAACTGGGGCACATCGAAGAATGGCTGCGCTCGCTGGCGCTGGCGCGGCCGGACGTCGAGCTGCGGGTCTCGCACAATGGCAAGGCATCACGCCGCTACAAGCCGGGTGACCTGTATTCGGACGCGCGCCTGTCCGAGACACTGGGCGATGATTTCGCGCTGCAGGCGGTGCGCGTGGACCACAGCGGCGCGGGCCTGCGCCTGCACGGCTGGATCGCGCAGCCGCATTATTCGCGGGCCAGTACCGACCAGCAGTACCTGTACGTCAACGGCCGTTCGGTGCGCGACCGCAGCGTTGCCCATGCGGTGAAGATGGCCTACGGCGATGTGCTGTTCCATGGCCGGCAGCCGGCCTACGTGCTGTTCCTGGAACTCGACCCCACGCGCGTTGACGTCAACGTGCATCCGGCCAAGCACGAAGTGCGTTTCCGTGATGCGCGGCTGGTCCATGATTTCGTCTACCGCACGCTGAAGGACGCGCTGGCCGATACCCGAGCCGGCGTGTCGGCGCAGGAGATCGGTGCAGGTGCCGGGCAGGCAGCGGACGCCGGGGCAGCAGCGGCGGCATCGACCGTGGGCGCGTCCGGATTCGGTCTGGTCCGTGGTCCTGCTCCGGGGGCGGGCGGCGGTGGCGGATATCAGGGATGGCGCCAGCAGCAGCCGCTGGGCCTGCAGGTTGCCGATGCGCCGGCCGCCTACGCTGCGCTCTATGCCACGCCTGCTGCAGGCGAAGGCGGCACCGCGCAGCCTGCGATGCCGAGCGGAAACGGCCTGCCGGACACCCGTGCAGACGCGGGCGTGCCGCCCCTGGGGTATGCGATCGCGCAGCTGCATGGCATCTACATCCTGGCCGAGAATGCCGAAGGCCTGATCGTGGTCGACATGCACGCGGCGCACGAACGCATCGGCTACGAGCGGCTGAAGAACGCGCACGATGGTATCGGCCTGCAGTCGCAGCCGTTGCTCGTGCCGATCACGCTGGCGGTGGGCGAACGCGAAGCGGATACCGCAGAGAGCGAGGCCGCGACGCTGGCCTCGCTTGGTTTCGAGGTGACGCGGGCCGGCCCGGGCTCGCTGCATGTGCGCAGCATTCCCGCGCTGCTGGCCCACGCCGAGCCGGAGGGGTTGCTGCGCGATGTGCTGACCGACCTGCGTGAGCACGGCCAGAGCCGCCGCGTAGCGAGCGCGCGCGATGAACTGCTGTCGACCATGGCCTGCCATGGCGCTGTGCGAGCCAATCGCCGGCTGACGGTGCCGGAAATGAACGCCCTGCTGCGCGACATGGAGATCACCGAGCGATCCGGCCAGTGCAACCACGGCCGGCCGACCTGGGCCCGTTTTTCGCTGGCGGAGATCGACCGCTGGTTCCTGCGCGGACGTTGA
- the htpX gene encoding protease HtpX yields MFTRIALFLATNFAVLILAGIVMSLLGVNPNQMSGLLVMAAIFGFGGSFISLLLSKWMAKRSTGAVVITEPRNQTERWLLATVERQAKAAGIGMPEVAVYDGPEINAFATGANRNNALVAVSTGLLQNMSEDEAEAVLGHEIAHVANGDMITMALLQGVLNTFVIVLARVVGGVIDSALSGNREGGGRGFAYYIIVFVLEMVFGLFATMISMWFSRHREFRADAGGASLAGRQKMIAALERLQLNHGQSTLPTQIAAFGIAGSTAKKLFMSHPPLEERIAALRASTVV; encoded by the coding sequence ATGTTTACCCGCATCGCACTCTTTCTAGCCACCAACTTTGCAGTGCTGATCCTGGCCGGCATCGTGATGTCGCTGCTGGGGGTCAATCCGAACCAGATGAGCGGCCTGCTGGTGATGGCTGCGATTTTCGGCTTCGGCGGTTCCTTCATCTCGCTGCTGTTGTCCAAGTGGATGGCCAAGCGCTCCACCGGCGCGGTGGTGATCACCGAGCCACGCAACCAGACCGAGCGCTGGCTGCTGGCCACCGTCGAGCGACAGGCCAAGGCGGCAGGCATCGGCATGCCCGAAGTGGCGGTCTACGATGGCCCGGAGATCAACGCATTCGCCACCGGCGCCAACCGCAACAACGCGCTGGTGGCGGTGTCCACCGGTCTGCTGCAGAACATGAGCGAAGACGAGGCCGAAGCCGTATTGGGCCACGAGATCGCCCACGTGGCGAATGGTGACATGATCACCATGGCGCTGCTGCAGGGTGTGTTGAACACCTTCGTGATCGTGCTGGCGCGCGTGGTCGGCGGCGTCATCGACAGCGCGCTGTCGGGCAACCGCGAAGGCGGCGGCCGCGGGTTCGCCTACTACATCATCGTGTTCGTGCTGGAGATGGTGTTCGGCCTGTTCGCGACCATGATCTCGATGTGGTTCTCGCGCCATCGTGAGTTCCGCGCCGATGCCGGTGGTGCCTCGCTGGCGGGTCGCCAGAAGATGATCGCCGCGCTGGAGCGCCTGCAGCTCAACCACGGCCAGAGCACGCTGCCGACCCAGATCGCCGCCTTCGGCATCGCCGGTTCGACCGCGAAGAAGCTGTTCATGAGCCATCCGCCGCTGGAAGAGCGCATCGCCGCGCTGCGGGCCTCGACGGTGGTGTAA